In one window of Hymenobacter nivis DNA:
- a CDS encoding BON domain-containing protein: MTTPYLLIAPTSAETMADADITAAIERLFTTQRGMNEHLLDVATHEGLVTLTGFTDNLLARRRAEEIALAVRGVRGVTSTIAVRSLDLPDADLQRDVSGALADDPATGDYQVQCTVAGGVVTLTGMVQSWVEKQLVLRVLRGVRGVTTFVTEHLTIQEGEIVNSDEEITTQIRELLAWDIRVNSALVEVRTNEQVVYLTGTVGTATEKDYIINIAYQTGATRVDARDLFVAYWALGSELRREKFAPRANASIVNAVRVAIHRNPRVRCSETLVQALEGIVTLAGTVGDLRARQEAERDARLVVGVSDVHNLLKIRPERLVPDAEIRQAILAALARDPYVGHFYFTVRVSQGQATVHGQVGSAFERERAGDVATGASGVLAVANLVAEPTEARFAELSAAQPGHPDPDFALAGRIRQRHFWSAGLHDQDIEVEVSQGCATLTGTVDTWPERQQAALNAYEAGARNVNNHLRVLAPAVTAAPEPQAPKPLELHADAHC, encoded by the coding sequence ATGACTACCCCCTATCTTCTGATTGCCCCCACCTCGGCCGAAACTATGGCCGACGCCGATATTACCGCCGCCATCGAACGGCTCTTCACTACCCAAAGAGGGATGAACGAGCACTTGCTGGACGTGGCCACGCACGAGGGCCTGGTGACGCTGACCGGCTTCACCGACAACCTGCTGGCCCGGCGGCGGGCCGAGGAAATTGCCCTGGCGGTGCGCGGCGTGCGCGGCGTGACCAGCACGATAGCCGTGCGAAGCCTCGACCTGCCCGATGCGGACTTGCAGCGCGATGTGTCCGGGGCCCTCGCCGATGACCCCGCCACCGGCGACTACCAGGTGCAGTGCACGGTGGCCGGGGGCGTGGTCACGCTCACGGGTATGGTGCAATCGTGGGTCGAGAAGCAACTGGTGCTGCGCGTGCTGCGAGGTGTGCGGGGCGTGACCACCTTCGTAACGGAGCACCTAACGATCCAGGAGGGAGAAATCGTGAACTCCGACGAGGAAATTACCACCCAAATCCGGGAGTTGCTCGCCTGGGACATTCGGGTGAACAGTGCCCTGGTAGAGGTGCGCACCAACGAGCAGGTGGTGTACCTGACGGGCACGGTGGGCACAGCCACGGAGAAGGACTACATCATCAACATAGCCTATCAAACCGGGGCTACCCGCGTGGATGCCCGCGACTTATTCGTGGCCTACTGGGCGCTGGGCAGCGAGCTGCGGCGCGAGAAGTTTGCGCCCCGCGCCAACGCGAGCATTGTCAACGCCGTGCGCGTGGCCATCCACCGCAACCCGCGCGTGCGCTGCTCCGAAACGCTGGTGCAGGCCCTGGAAGGCATCGTGACGCTGGCCGGCACGGTGGGCGACCTGCGCGCCCGCCAGGAGGCCGAGCGCGACGCCCGCCTCGTGGTGGGCGTGTCCGATGTGCATAATTTACTGAAAATAAGGCCCGAGCGCCTGGTGCCCGATGCCGAAATCCGCCAAGCCATTCTGGCCGCACTGGCCCGCGACCCCTACGTGGGGCACTTTTATTTTACCGTGCGCGTGAGCCAGGGCCAGGCCACCGTGCACGGGCAGGTGGGCAGTGCCTTCGAGCGCGAGCGGGCGGGCGATGTGGCCACCGGGGCCAGCGGCGTGCTGGCCGTGGCCAATCTGGTAGCCGAGCCCACCGAAGCCAGGTTTGCCGAGCTTTCGGCGGCACAACCAGGCCACCCCGACCCCGACTTCGCGCTGGCCGGCCGCATCCGGCAGCGTCATTTCTGGTCGGCCGGCTTGCACGACCAAGACATAGAAGTGGAGGTAAGCCAAGGCTGCGCCACCCTCACCGGCACCGTGGATACCTGGCCCGAGCGCCAGCAGGCCGCCCTCAATGCCTACGAGGCCGGGGCCCGCAACGTGAACAACCACCTGCGCGTGCTGGCCCCGGCAGTAACCGCGGCCCCCGAGCCGCAGGCCCCCAAACCCCTTGAACTCCACGCCGATGCGCACTGCTAG
- a CDS encoding four-helix bundle copper-binding protein gives MQAYNKSLLDALNAAVAACENCATAYLQEDDVQALTRCIALTHDCADVCALTLRLVARNSAYAAHLHTTRAEICAACADEFSQHEHLHCQQCAKACRRCA, from the coding sequence ATGCAAGCATACAACAAAAGCCTGCTTGATGCTCTCAATGCCGCCGTAGCGGCTTGCGAAAACTGCGCTACTGCCTACTTACAGGAAGACGACGTGCAGGCCCTGACCCGGTGCATTGCCCTCACCCACGACTGTGCCGACGTGTGCGCCCTCACCCTGCGCCTCGTGGCCCGCAACTCGGCATACGCCGCGCACCTGCACACAACACGCGCCGAAATCTGCGCCGCCTGCGCCGACGAGTTCAGCCAGCACGAGCACCTGCACTGCCAGCAGTGCGCCAAGGCCTGCCGCCGCTGTGCCTAA
- a CDS encoding SMP-30/gluconolactonase/LRE family protein, translating into MTIYSTQGRKNAHIDVPTAQTGNVCFAGRDLKTLLITALKPCTRCPCGQKDCGKTLID; encoded by the coding sequence TTGACGATATACAGCACCCAGGGCCGGAAAAATGCCCATATCGACGTACCCACGGCCCAGACGGGCAATGTGTGCTTCGCTGGCAGAGACCTCAAAACCCTGTTAATTACCGCTCTGAAGCCGTGTACACGCTGCCCCTGCGGGCAAAAAGATTGCGGTAAAACGTTGATAGATTGA
- a CDS encoding TlpA family protein disulfide reductase: protein MAFFQRHRANLTQGLLWGSLAVVFFTDLKAPVVGTLQRGLLATGLWRPTLPAARPARAGAPRQLPDAPLYTLDGRPTNLRRFAGKVVVMNLWASWCPPCRAEMPALQHLYSQVDTTRVAFVMVSLDEKPDRARRVVEQAGYTFPVFFPAAPLPKVFDTKSIPTTFVLGPDGTVAVRREGMADYDTAEFRAYLQQLAGQ, encoded by the coding sequence ATGGCCTTTTTCCAACGCCACCGTGCCAACCTCACCCAAGGCCTGCTTTGGGGCAGCCTGGCTGTGGTGTTTTTTACCGACCTCAAGGCGCCCGTGGTAGGCACGCTGCAACGGGGCCTGCTGGCCACCGGGCTGTGGCGGCCCACACTGCCCGCCGCCCGGCCCGCCCGCGCCGGGGCCCCCAGGCAGCTGCCCGATGCGCCGCTCTACACCCTCGACGGCCGCCCCACCAACCTGCGTCGCTTCGCCGGTAAAGTGGTGGTAATGAACCTGTGGGCCAGTTGGTGTCCGCCCTGCCGCGCCGAAATGCCCGCGCTTCAGCACCTGTACAGCCAGGTAGATACCACCCGCGTGGCCTTCGTGATGGTGTCGCTCGATGAAAAACCCGACCGGGCCCGCCGCGTGGTGGAGCAGGCCGGCTATACGTTTCCGGTTTTTTTCCCGGCCGCGCCGCTGCCCAAAGTGTTCGACACCAAATCCATCCCCACCACCTTCGTGCTTGGCCCCGACGGCACCGTGGCCGTTCGCCGCGAAGGCATGGCCGACTACGACACCGCCGAGTTCCGCGCCTACTTGCAGCAGCTGGCCGGCCAGTAG
- a CDS encoding gliding motility-associated C-terminal domain-containing protein, which translates to MKLTLPGLFFLLLTGLLGGLAPERARAQNCAQPPPTDCNGVPFAVVDAATGQEVQALCVGRAVRFVPCASRAVSPDLTYYTALPGTDVYPPSCLISPTGASTVYRYTPTAPGPITISENANTTLANGGVIGTFYTRVLIAYATVPPPFTIAPCPAGVALVTVTDAVYDRYTVRAGSGPEVPVVRRNLPQIVALAGAATVTVTGYYNLVGPCTSANTQSIPALPTALVPALNTLTLSAPTPGGELNLAVGQLPAGYIYTLQRALAGTTGPFQNVADVPPGSTSVALPAAAAGGYRLLRTDYCQTATIASATRYTLGLAVASAQGRNQLLLTDANPSPGPYSVTRNGLAVNNLTPINGGLEDPNVVCGTSYTYRVSTDGGAVLSNEASLVAASNLAPPTPRLVASFDLQNRPTLTPGLPGGPVPAGGTLRYRRLPSAGPVSDFITATNGRTVTDSTGAATLTAVCYSLRLTDLCGNTSAESSVGCPSILAARALDDEATAVSLSWSAFIGPDPSQPTAYALQTLSPDGTALATAAPIAALSTTDAQPPADRQVLRYRLQISGAGIPAGTFSYSSVAQVPRRARLLLPNAFTPNGDGLNDVFEVKGRFLENFVLIVVDRNGQQVFRATDHATTWDGTINGHAPVNGVYVWRFEQTDETGQFIRQTGTVTLLK; encoded by the coding sequence ATGAAGCTGACGCTCCCCGGGTTATTTTTCCTTTTGCTGACGGGCCTGCTAGGGGGCCTGGCGCCCGAGCGGGCCCGGGCCCAGAACTGCGCCCAGCCCCCGCCCACCGACTGCAACGGTGTGCCGTTTGCCGTGGTCGATGCCGCCACCGGGCAGGAGGTGCAGGCGCTGTGCGTAGGCCGGGCGGTGCGCTTCGTGCCCTGCGCCAGCCGCGCCGTATCGCCTGATCTGACGTACTATACGGCCCTGCCGGGCACCGACGTGTACCCGCCCAGCTGCCTGATTTCGCCCACCGGGGCCAGCACCGTGTACCGCTACACGCCCACCGCGCCGGGCCCCATCACCATCTCCGAAAATGCCAACACCACGCTGGCCAACGGCGGCGTCATCGGTACGTTTTACACCCGCGTACTCATAGCCTACGCCACCGTACCGCCGCCGTTTACCATCGCGCCCTGCCCCGCCGGCGTGGCCCTCGTCACGGTGACGGACGCCGTGTACGACCGCTACACCGTGCGGGCCGGCAGCGGGCCGGAGGTGCCAGTAGTGCGGCGCAACCTGCCGCAAATAGTGGCGCTGGCGGGGGCCGCTACCGTCACCGTTACGGGCTACTACAACCTGGTGGGGCCCTGCACCAGCGCTAATACGCAGTCCATCCCGGCCCTACCCACCGCCCTGGTTCCCGCCCTGAATACCCTGACGCTAAGCGCGCCCACCCCCGGCGGCGAGCTTAATCTGGCCGTGGGTCAGCTACCGGCCGGCTACATCTATACCTTGCAGCGGGCCCTGGCCGGCACCACCGGCCCGTTCCAGAACGTGGCCGACGTGCCGCCGGGCAGCACCAGCGTAGCCCTGCCCGCGGCCGCGGCCGGCGGCTACCGCCTGCTGCGCACCGACTACTGCCAAACCGCTACCATTGCCTCGGCCACCCGCTATACCCTGGGCCTGGCTGTGGCCTCGGCGCAGGGCCGCAACCAGCTGCTGCTGACCGACGCCAACCCTAGCCCGGGGCCCTACTCCGTTACGCGCAACGGCTTGGCCGTCAACAATCTGACCCCCATCAACGGCGGGCTGGAAGACCCCAACGTGGTGTGCGGCACCAGCTATACCTACCGCGTGAGCACCGACGGCGGGGCCGTGCTGTCCAACGAAGCTAGCCTGGTAGCCGCCTCCAACCTGGCCCCGCCCACGCCCCGCCTCGTGGCCAGCTTCGACTTGCAGAACCGGCCGACGCTCACCCCCGGCCTACCCGGGGGCCCCGTGCCGGCTGGGGGCACGCTGCGCTACCGCCGCCTGCCCAGCGCGGGCCCAGTTTCCGATTTTATCACGGCCACCAACGGACGCACCGTCACCGACTCAACCGGCGCGGCAACGCTCACCGCCGTATGCTACTCGCTGCGCCTCACCGACTTGTGCGGCAACACGTCGGCCGAGAGCAGCGTGGGCTGCCCAAGCATCCTCGCCGCCCGGGCCCTCGACGACGAAGCCACCGCGGTGAGCCTCAGTTGGTCGGCCTTCATCGGCCCCGACCCCAGCCAGCCCACCGCCTACGCCCTCCAAACCCTGTCCCCCGACGGCACGGCGCTAGCCACGGCCGCCCCCATCGCGGCCCTCAGTACCACCGATGCCCAGCCGCCGGCTGACCGCCAGGTGCTGCGTTACCGCCTGCAAATCAGCGGGGCCGGCATCCCGGCGGGTACGTTCAGCTACTCCAGCGTGGCGCAGGTACCGCGCCGCGCCCGCCTGCTGCTGCCCAACGCCTTCACGCCCAACGGCGACGGGCTGAACGACGTGTTTGAGGTGAAGGGCCGGTTTTTGGAGAATTTCGTACTGATCGTCGTGGACCGCAACGGCCAGCAGGTGTTCCGCGCCACCGACCACGCCACCACCTGGGACGGCACCATCAACGGCCACGCGCCCGTGAACGGCGTGTACGTGTGGCGCTTCGAGCAAACCGACGAAACCGGCCAATTCATTCGCCAAACCGGTACCGTCACGCTTCTCAAGTAA
- a CDS encoding aromatic amino acid lyase codes for MPAHLLAPNSPLILSTLATLLASGETVALGPGAAASFAPAGALATGHELAALRAQACGTGPEAPQPLVRLMLLLAAQRAVNQPAGLARPTAERLLAMYNRELLPVVFEQGGDEAARAHLALPLLGEGEINYQGYRLATADAFSLFSWEPLALRAGEAGALLRGIPFTLAYTVDALLRTQRLTRAAAAIRSLSALAETAEETALQPVLHAAEQAVAGVLSDSESALLAPALGQLAAAVAALGQAAASRAAQHAASPMFGAAALDLAAHTAASSQLVAAEADAYAALRLRQVVENVEQLLGLELLAAARVSAARPAAGGPDSSETLLAAFRAAVPGGGPGTAPYPALRQAAAFVRGYAWPAAGPGGA; via the coding sequence GTGCCCGCCCACCTCCTCGCCCCCAACTCCCCGCTCATCCTCAGCACCTTAGCCACTTTGCTGGCCAGCGGCGAAACCGTGGCCCTGGGCCCCGGAGCAGCCGCCAGCTTCGCCCCCGCCGGGGCCCTCGCCACCGGGCACGAGCTGGCCGCCCTGCGGGCCCAGGCCTGCGGCACAGGCCCCGAAGCACCCCAGCCCCTGGTGCGCCTGATGCTGCTGCTGGCCGCGCAACGAGCGGTGAATCAGCCCGCTGGCCTGGCCCGCCCCACGGCCGAGCGCCTGCTGGCGATGTACAACCGCGAGCTGCTGCCAGTGGTATTTGAGCAGGGTGGCGACGAGGCGGCGCGGGCCCACCTGGCCCTGCCGCTGCTGGGCGAGGGCGAAATCAACTACCAGGGCTACCGCCTGGCTACGGCCGACGCCTTCAGTCTGTTCAGCTGGGAGCCGCTGGCCCTACGCGCCGGCGAGGCGGGGGCCCTGCTGCGTGGCATCCCCTTTACCCTGGCCTACACCGTGGATGCACTGCTGCGCACCCAGCGCCTGACGCGGGCCGCGGCGGCAATCCGCTCCTTGTCGGCCCTCGCCGAAACGGCCGAGGAAACGGCGCTCCAACCCGTGCTGCACGCGGCGGAGCAAGCCGTAGCCGGGGTCCTAAGCGACTCAGAATCGGCCCTGCTGGCCCCGGCGCTGGGGCAATTGGCAGCGGCCGTAGCAGCGCTGGGCCAGGCAGCAGCTTCCCGCGCGGCGCAGCACGCGGCCAGTCCAATGTTCGGCGCGGCGGCGCTGGATTTGGCAGCGCACACCGCCGCCAGCAGCCAATTGGTGGCCGCGGAAGCCGACGCCTACGCGGCTTTGCGCCTGCGCCAAGTGGTAGAAAACGTGGAGCAACTGCTAGGTCTGGAGCTGCTGGCCGCCGCCAGGGTCTCGGCCGCCAGACCCGCGGCTGGGGGCCCTGATTCAAGCGAAACGCTGTTGGCGGCCTTCCGGGCGGCGGTACCCGGTGGGGGCCCTGGCACGGCTCCGTACCCGGCGCTGCGGCAGGCGGCGGCGTTTGTGCGGGGCTACGCATGGCCAGCGGCGGGCCCCGGCGGCGCATAG
- a CDS encoding IS701 family transposase, translating to MKVTAQLYGQFLVSSQVNYTGTYLAEHLEGLSHDNVRYFLKTRRFTPRQLWQQVRPQVMLSARGYVLFDDTVLDKHHSRRIELVRRQYSGNAHGVIAGIGLVTCVYVNPETDQFWLIDYRLFAPDTDGKTKLDHVADMLGQLAPRSIPYRTVLMDSWYATTALFKWLLDEGKTFYCPLKSNRLVDDSGGQQPYQPVACLCWSAAEVEAGKILKVKGMPKDFKLKLFRVLVSTHRTDYLLTNEVEPLHTAAAEHESSVRWTIEQFHRELKQLTGVQACQCRLARSQRNHIALAVRAWTCLKQAAYQTKQTVYQLKQGFLDEYMRHELRQPSLAFA from the coding sequence ATGAAAGTGACGGCACAACTGTACGGGCAGTTTTTGGTGAGCAGCCAGGTCAACTACACGGGGACGTATCTGGCCGAGCATCTGGAGGGCCTCTCGCACGACAACGTGCGCTATTTTCTCAAAACCCGGCGTTTCACCCCCCGCCAGCTCTGGCAGCAAGTACGCCCACAGGTGATGCTCAGCGCGCGGGGCTACGTCCTGTTTGACGACACGGTGCTCGACAAGCACCACAGCCGGCGCATCGAACTCGTACGCCGCCAGTACAGCGGCAACGCCCACGGCGTGATTGCCGGCATCGGCCTGGTGACGTGTGTGTACGTCAACCCCGAAACCGACCAGTTCTGGCTCATTGACTACCGCCTTTTCGCCCCCGACACCGACGGCAAGACCAAGCTCGACCATGTGGCCGACATGCTCGGGCAATTGGCCCCGCGCAGTATCCCATACCGCACGGTGCTCATGGATAGCTGGTACGCCACCACGGCCCTGTTCAAGTGGCTGCTGGACGAAGGCAAAACATTTTACTGCCCGCTGAAAAGCAACCGGCTCGTCGATGATTCCGGCGGCCAGCAGCCCTACCAGCCCGTGGCCTGCCTGTGCTGGTCGGCCGCCGAAGTAGAAGCTGGCAAAATCCTGAAAGTGAAGGGCATGCCCAAAGATTTCAAACTGAAACTCTTCCGCGTACTGGTGTCCACCCACCGGACGGACTACCTCCTCACCAACGAGGTTGAGCCCTTGCACACGGCCGCTGCCGAACACGAAAGCAGCGTCCGCTGGACGATTGAGCAGTTTCACCGCGAACTCAAGCAACTCACCGGCGTGCAGGCCTGCCAGTGCCGGCTGGCCCGCAGTCAGCGCAATCATATTGCCCTGGCCGTGCGCGCTTGGACCTGCCTTAAACAAGCCGCCTACCAAACCAAACAAACCGTCTATCAGCTCAAACAAGGCTTTTTGGATGAGTATATGCGACATGAATTACGCCAGCCTTCGCTCGCGTTTGCGTAA
- the hisS gene encoding histidine--tRNA ligase codes for MEKPSIPQGTRDFGPAQVARRQHIFGVIRRTFEQFGYAPIETPTLENLSVLTGKYGDEGDQLLFKVLNSGNFLVKERRGEITPLVTADDLAQGPRAVLPKIAEKGLRYDLTVPFARYVAMNRATLTFPFKRYQMQPVWRADRPQRGRYREFWQCDADVVGTDSLLCEAEIVLMMAQVLNGLGLVDFTIKINHRGVLRNIYQALGGEGKETDLFVAIDKLDKIGRDGVTKELLEKGFSDAAIDTLFELLTVSGGYARKLQRLLAGFVTAGVEPDGQRPGPDEPTDEADDSEDAYYRGLNELAAVRDLLQASGFTQFNRLEFDPTLARGLSYYTGCIFEVKINNVAMGSVSGGGRYDNLTGAFGLPDVSGVGFSFGVDRLYDCLEELDLFPAGTGTLTRVLLAQFDAASLAAGLPLLAQLRAAGVPAELYPDAAKLKKQFQYADQKGIPYLLLAGPDERAAGQVKLRDMRAGQEQLLSVAEAVAVLSQAQ; via the coding sequence ATGGAAAAACCCAGCATCCCGCAAGGCACCCGCGATTTTGGCCCGGCCCAGGTGGCCCGCCGCCAGCATATTTTTGGCGTCATCCGCCGCACGTTCGAGCAGTTTGGCTACGCGCCGATTGAAACGCCGACCCTGGAAAACCTCTCGGTGCTGACCGGCAAGTACGGCGACGAGGGCGACCAGCTCCTGTTTAAAGTGCTGAACTCGGGCAACTTCCTGGTGAAGGAGCGCCGCGGCGAAATCACCCCGCTCGTGACGGCCGACGACCTCGCCCAGGGCCCCCGCGCCGTGCTGCCCAAAATAGCGGAGAAGGGCCTGCGCTACGACCTCACCGTGCCCTTCGCCCGCTACGTGGCCATGAACCGGGCCACCCTCACCTTCCCCTTCAAGCGCTACCAGATGCAGCCCGTGTGGCGCGCCGACCGCCCCCAGCGCGGCCGCTACCGCGAGTTTTGGCAGTGCGACGCCGACGTGGTGGGCACCGACTCGCTGCTCTGCGAAGCCGAAATTGTGCTGATGATGGCCCAGGTGCTCAACGGGTTGGGCCTGGTGGATTTCACCATCAAAATCAACCACCGCGGGGTGCTGCGCAACATTTACCAGGCGCTGGGCGGCGAGGGCAAGGAGACGGACTTGTTCGTGGCCATCGATAAGCTCGATAAAATCGGGCGCGACGGCGTGACCAAGGAACTGCTCGAAAAAGGCTTTTCGGACGCCGCCATCGACACGCTGTTTGAGCTGCTGACGGTGAGCGGCGGCTACGCCAGGAAACTCCAGCGCCTGCTGGCCGGCTTCGTGACGGCCGGCGTGGAGCCCGACGGCCAGCGCCCGGGCCCCGACGAGCCCACCGACGAAGCCGACGATTCTGAGGATGCCTACTACCGGGGCCTCAACGAGTTGGCCGCCGTACGCGACCTGCTGCAAGCCTCCGGCTTCACCCAGTTCAACCGGCTGGAATTTGACCCCACGCTGGCCCGGGGCCTATCCTATTATACGGGCTGCATTTTCGAAGTGAAAATCAACAACGTGGCGATGGGCAGCGTGAGCGGCGGCGGGCGCTACGACAACCTCACCGGGGCCTTCGGGCTGCCGGATGTGTCGGGCGTGGGCTTCTCGTTCGGCGTGGATCGGCTCTACGACTGCTTGGAGGAGCTGGACTTGTTCCCGGCCGGCACCGGCACGCTCACGCGGGTGCTACTGGCGCAGTTCGACGCGGCCTCGCTGGCCGCCGGCCTGCCGCTGCTGGCCCAGCTGCGCGCCGCTGGCGTGCCCGCCGAGCTGTACCCCGACGCCGCCAAGCTCAAAAAGCAGTTCCAGTACGCCGACCAGAAAGGCATCCCGTACCTGCTGCTGGCGGGCCCCGATGAGCGCGCCGCCGGCCAGGTGAAGCTGCGCGACATGCGCGCCGGCCAGGAACAGCTGCTCTCGGTGGCCGAAGCCGTGGCCGTGCTCTCCCAAGCCCAATAA
- a CDS encoding serine hydrolase, translating to MPRPARRFFAYILPFLTFFPSPAMLPRATPFLIGLLGLTAVAAQAQQLNTAKLDSLVNALDANHKMMGSLALSKGGQVVYRRAFGEARLAPSAPATPDTRYRIGSLTKVFTGVMIFQLIEEKKLALDTPLATFFPQVPGAAAITIDQLLSHRSGLHNFTNDPAFPAFMTKPHTQAEMVALIAAPKPDFAPGTKAAYSNSNFVLLGYIVEKLAKMPYPQALQKRVLARAGLKNTFYGGKINPQAQEALSYEWGSGGWKLAPETDMSVPGGAGALVSTPTDLTRFLEALFGGKLLAASSLATMQTIRDGYGRALFGLPFGAKQGYGHTGGIDGFNAVAGYFPADKLAVALCSNAAAYAFNDVLIGVLSIYFGQPYKIPDFTPSTYAPPVADLDRYAGTYASPGFPLKITVTREGPGLQAQATGQGAFELAPVGSGVFKFDPAGIRMEFDAAKPTFTLTQGGGTYLFTKE from the coding sequence ATGCCGCGGCCGGCGCGGCGATTCTTCGCCTACATCCTTCCTTTCCTCACCTTCTTTCCTTCACCGGCCATGCTGCCCCGCGCTACTCCTTTCCTCATCGGCCTGCTAGGCCTCACCGCCGTGGCGGCCCAGGCCCAGCAGCTCAACACCGCCAAGCTCGACAGCTTGGTGAATGCCCTCGATGCCAACCACAAGATGATGGGTAGCCTGGCCCTGTCCAAAGGCGGGCAGGTGGTGTACCGCCGCGCCTTCGGCGAGGCCCGGCTGGCGCCCAGCGCCCCGGCCACGCCCGACACGCGCTACCGCATCGGCTCCCTCACGAAGGTGTTCACGGGGGTGATGATTTTTCAGCTCATCGAGGAGAAAAAACTGGCCCTGGACACGCCGCTGGCCACGTTTTTCCCGCAGGTGCCCGGCGCCGCGGCCATCACCATCGACCAGCTGCTGAGCCACCGCAGCGGCCTCCACAACTTCACCAACGACCCGGCCTTCCCGGCCTTCATGACGAAGCCCCACACCCAGGCCGAGATGGTGGCCCTCATCGCCGCGCCCAAGCCCGACTTCGCCCCCGGCACCAAGGCCGCCTATAGCAATTCCAACTTCGTGCTACTGGGCTACATCGTGGAGAAACTCGCCAAAATGCCCTACCCGCAGGCCCTGCAAAAGCGCGTACTGGCCCGGGCCGGCCTGAAAAACACGTTCTACGGCGGCAAAATCAACCCCCAGGCCCAGGAGGCGCTGTCGTACGAATGGGGCTCCGGCGGTTGGAAGCTGGCCCCGGAAACCGACATGAGCGTGCCCGGCGGCGCGGGGGCCCTGGTGTCGACGCCCACCGACTTGACCCGCTTTCTGGAGGCGCTGTTTGGCGGCAAACTGTTGGCAGCCAGTAGCCTGGCCACCATGCAAACCATCCGCGACGGCTACGGCCGGGCCCTGTTCGGCTTGCCGTTTGGCGCGAAGCAGGGCTACGGGCATACGGGCGGCATCGACGGCTTCAATGCGGTAGCTGGCTACTTTCCCGCCGACAAGCTGGCCGTAGCGCTGTGCAGCAACGCCGCAGCTTATGCCTTTAACGACGTGCTGATTGGCGTCCTGAGCATCTACTTCGGGCAGCCCTATAAAATCCCAGACTTCACGCCCAGCACCTACGCGCCCCCCGTGGCCGACCTCGACCGCTACGCCGGCACCTACGCCAGCCCCGGGTTCCCGCTCAAAATCACGGTTACCCGCGAAGGCCCTGGCCTTCAGGCCCAAGCCACTGGCCAGGGCGCGTTTGAGCTGGCGCCCGTAGGTTCAGGCGTGTTCAAGTTCGACCCGGCCGGCATCCGCATGGAGTTCGACGCGGCCAAGCCCACGTTTACCCTCACGCAGGGCGGCGGCACGTACTTGTTTACCAAGGAATAA